Below is a genomic region from Miscanthus floridulus cultivar M001 chromosome 1, ASM1932011v1, whole genome shotgun sequence.
AAGAGAGAATTTTGGAACAAGGAGTCAATAATTAGTAAATTTGACTGGAGATCTTTTCACTGCCAGTGCAAACACCAATTGGGCTTCGGGGAATACGAACTTAGACTTAGTGATCAAGTTTCAAGCTCTGTATCAATGCTTTTTATGAGATGTATGACATATAGTGAATTCGTTGCATCAGAGTTCCTCTTTTGCTGATTCTATTTTTAAGGATAGGATTGCAATTAGATGGCTTTCACTTGCCGATCTGTGGTTGCTGCAATCATTGATATCTTTAGGTAAGGTTTTGCAAGTAAGGTTACTTTGAACTGTTAAGTTGTTTGCGCTGGGACAAAAACTGGTACTTCGGTGAGTTATCCAGcctattcgcttgttggtttcagccagggcttatcagccagccaacagtattttcctcacaagaaatcagcaccagccgagcTAATCAGTCCAgcaaccaaccagcgaacaggccaatCATTTCTGACAATATTTTTTTGTTGAACAACGCAGGAGAGATGCACGTCATTTCAATAAGTATATTCCTGGCAATATTTGTTTGAACTATGAACTTATAGAAGTTTTCATCTAGAGGGGAGTAGTCTGCTGAAATATTGTGGTCTAGAGTACTTTTATGTGCACAAAAATGTTTATAAAGTTTTGAAATGTTTCAGCTGAGGTAGTCGAAGTCAAGTGTTAAGATGAATGTAATGTTGCTATCTTGTAGTTGAAGTCTGGCCATTCATAAGATTCCAAGAATGGTATTGAGAATCAATCTAGTTCTGTGCATGCTCAGGGCCATGCTTAACAGTTAATTAACAAATATTATGTTTCTGAGAACCCTGTTCATTATGCATGAGTGAGTTCATTTCCACAATAATTTCTGGCTGGCTACTGTAGTCGCATTTTGAATCAAATTGGTGGTACTGTGTTTCTTAAGATAGGTGTTACTTTTTCTTTTGcagaatttggtttgaaatttgaactacTAGAGACTCTACTAGTTGGAATGATCATGGCCTGGTGAAACTACTTTTATAGCACCACAGTTTGAGAAATACGTAACTTTGATCTGTTGAGCCGAGGTTGTCAATTGGGCATATGAATGTAGAGACGTAGAGTTGCTATATCGTGGTTATAGTTGAGATCTTGCTAATGTCCCATGTTTGGAGTCAATGTTCTGGGTATCAAAACCGGGTATGCTTAACATTTGATTACGCTTGTGGAACTTCAGTTTCAACAGTAATTTCTGGCTAGCTTAAAATAGTTGACTTGTGAATCTAATTAGTTGTTTCTGCAGAATTACCAATGTTACCACCAATAATTGCTAAGGTCTTCAAATTCTTCTGTATACAGTTGTGATAAGGAGTTTCTGAAATAATTAGCTAGATTCAGCATATAGACGGGTGGGGATGCCAAGGAGAAAGGAAAAGCCCCATTGGAGTGCATGGCCTGTCTGGCTGCTAGCACAGGAGAAAGTGGTAGTAGATAGATTGCATAGCATGGGTATCCTAAGGGGAATTTTCTTTAAGAAAGTCATTTCTTCCCATCAAGATTTCAGAAATGCAAGCACTGCAACGTTGTGGAAGAAAATTAATCATGCTTAACCTCTAGACCAAATGAAGCGAGACATTTCTCATATAGTTCTGCTAACTAAATCTCAAGTGTTGTCTGAATACGCTGTTCTTATCCTACATAAATTTGTGCAATTGTGCTCTTAATCTCATTGTTGTACCATGGTACCTTGTAGGTTGTAGGATTAGACAAACCAAAGTAATCTCCTTTGCATATTACACTTGCTACATTTCTGCTTTGAAGGCAAATTTAAATCTTCTGACATGAGAGTAGTTAGTATTGTAAATCTCAGTGTACTAATTGAAAAATGTGAGTTGAGTTTGGAGAAGACAGGTGAAAAACATTACTTCGTTCTGTTGCTAAATAATTTAGTATTGTTGAATAAAAAGAGTTATGCTCTCAGTTGGCATCATGTTGTAACATTCTGATGATTCATGTGAGTAATCATGTTGtgacaccctgttcgcttgatcgtatcagccatgatacagtgtttttctgtcacaacaaaacagcatcagccggcttataagcctcAGAAACGATCAAGGGAACGGGGTTAGCTTTCTTGTACATTGTGCATGTACTAGTTGTGACTTGTCATTGTTTAGCCAGCAATGTGTTGTGTTGTGAAATTATGAGATTTGATAGCACACGGCCCTGCTCGGCGGCCCTTTTTAGGAGCGGGGCAACTGTGGCTTTTTGCTACTACAGTTTCTGTTGAGGGGTGCTACTGTAGCAGCAGCTTCAGCAACCACTTCCGATTCATTTTCAACTGTATTGAACTGGATGTTGAACTTTCTAGCAGAATTAGCTCTGTTTTTTTTTGGTATTTTTTGGTTTCACTCTCTGTGTTCCTATTTTTTATGGCACTGCCTGTGTTCATATAAATTTATCCATCAATGGTTGAATGTAACTTCTAAGTCACCTGATGATGGAATCATATGGAGCCACTGAATCATTGTTTATGACACAATTCGTTTACTTTTGCAAGATGACTTGGGTTCAACAGAAATTCTCCCAATCATGTAAGTACGTAAAGGGAGAGACCTTTTATTCAACATCAAGACATATCTTATTGTTTGGCCATACAAAAGAGGCCGCCGATCAGGTTCTTGGGCATTTCTCCACTGTCCCGTCCTTCAAGTAGATGGTGCAGCCGTCCTCGTTGGCCAGGCAGCAGTTGCACGCCGGGTTGAGCTTCGCGTTGCCTGTGGACGGGCACGTCATGTAGTCCGCTTCCAGGCAGATCTCGATGCACACCTTCCCGTCCTTGTCCTTTGCTTCCAATCCTGGAGTGGAGCCCATCACTATGAGCCCTGCATAATTAAGAAATGAGCATCATTCAAGACGGAGCAAGAGAACGATGGCAGAGAAGAATCAAAGCAAGAAGAGAGGGTGTAGAGGCAGCTTACCACACAGCAGGAGAGCCACCGGAAGAAGTCTGGAAGAGCAAGATTTGATGGTGGCCATGTTCACAGCTTCTGATGGTGCCCATGGTCTCTGCAGTAGTGAAGTTTATATATAGTGTATAGGAAGCTTGGTGCTTGTTTATGTCCCAAAaacttttccaaaaagtgctaccgtagtcatcacatcaaatcttgcgatacgtgcatggagcattaaatgtagacgaaaaaaaaaactaatggcacagtttggttggaaattgcgagacgaacgttttgagcctaattagtccatgattaaataataattgccaaataaaaacgaaagtgctacagtagccaaattcccaaaattcgcgaactaaacacagccttcgTCAATATATCCTGCAGCAGcaccaaaaaaaaagagaagattgAAGATATGCAACTTGTGTGAAGGCGAGCTGCAATAAGTCAGCAAAATCTGGCTTTGCGTCTGACTAGCGTGTATTTCTGATTTCTCCTTTTGACTTTGTAGGTAAGCACTGACCCAGAATTTAAGAGTGTGATCTGGATCCAAGCTAAGATGGTCTAGTCAAAGAATCGTCACTCTTCTTTCTTGTAGATCCTGAAGAAAAATAAAATCGTcactcttttctttcttgtaGAACCTGAAATGATGTTTACTATTTATTGAGATGTGAGATCCATATACGTAACGAGCAGAAGGAATAATACCATAGTCCAAATAGCTCAGATCCATACATTATTACCGACTCATGTTTTCGTTCTCACTTTACGCAAAAGAATTAACCGGGGATGGTGATAATGATTCTATGACCtttatatgttggtctaacccACATTCAACAACCAAGGTGATATTAAACCCTACAATCTCATCGCAATACATAATACGGATCACTCTGGGCCAAATCCAAACTAGACTCAGGGCATGCTTGGTTCCTGGGTGTGGCTAGCTGTGAGACCCTGCTAATGGGCCTTGGGACAGTCTGATGATGGCGGGCTGGGCCAAATAGGCGCGTACTGTAGCAATAGAGGTGATGCGAGTTACTGTGGCTTCGCGGGACACTGTAGCTACGGAATTAGTACCACATCGGAAGTAGAGGGAGAGCCGAACCAGCTTAAAAGTCTCGGCCTGGGAAAGCTAATAGAACTTCGGTTCGAaccttttgcgcgaagcgaggacgaaagcgcaagtGAGTTAATTAGCAGGCGTGATCCATTCCTCGGGAGAGTGGATCTTAGTCGTATTCCCAGGGCcggggcgttacaaatggtatcagagccaattctcgcggtttcacggacaTATGGCTCGGGAGCTCGGACAGGTTGAGCATAGCACCTGGGCCGGGGAGCTGGGAATATGGACGTGAGCCCAGAGAATCTCGCGGTTTTCGTCCTGTTTGGGTAGGTTGGTTTGGgcctcgacgaggacgtcgagtccTTAAGGGTGAGTGTATGTGAGACCCTGCTAATGGGCCTTGGGCCAGTCTGATGATGGCGGGCTGGGCCAAATAGGCGCGTACTGTAGCAATAGAGGTGATGCGAGTTACTGTGGCTTCGCGGAACACTGTAGCTACGGAATTAGTACCACATCGGAAGTAGAGGGAGAGCTGAACCAGCTTAAAAGTCTCGGCCTGGGAAAGCTAATAGAACTTCGGTTCGAaccttttgcgcgaagcgaggacgaaagcgcaagGAAGTTAATTAGCAGGCGTGGTCCAATCCTCggtagagtggatcttagccgttTTTCCCGGGCTGGGGCGTtataaatggtatcagagccaactctCGTGGTTTCACGAACGTATGGCTCGGGAGCTCGGACAGGTAGCGCATGGCTAGCATGGCACTTGGGTCGGGGAGCTGGGAATATGGACGTGGGCCCCGAGAGTCTCGCGGTTTCACAGATATATGGCTCAGGAGCTCGGACAAGTAGCACTTGGGCCGAGGAGCTGGGAATATAAAACGTGGGCCAAGAGAGAGGCGATTCTGGACATTTGTCCCACGTTTAGGTAGGTAGGTAGGTTCGGTCCTCGACGAGGATGTCGAGTTCTTAAGGGTGGGTGTATGTGAGACCCCCTAATTGGACCGGTCGTGGGCTGGGCCGAATGGATGACACTGTAGCACCGGAAGTAGTACCACCTCGGAAGTTGAATCTGAGCCGAACCAACTTAAAAACCCGAGCCCTGGAAAGCTAATGAACTTCGGTTCGAaccttttgcgcgaagcgaggacgaaagcgcaagGAAGTTAATTAGCAGGCGTGGTCCATTCCTCggtagagtggatcttagccgttTTTCCCGGGCTAaggcgttacaaatggtatcagagccaactctcgcggtttcacgaaCGTATGGCTCGGGAGCTCGGACAGGTAGCGCATGGCTAGCATGGCACTTGGGTCGGGGAGCTGGGAATATGGACGTGGGCCCCGAGAGTCTTGCGGTTTCACAGATATATGGCTCGGGAGCTCGGACAAGTAGCACTTGGGCCGAGGAGCTGGGAATATAAAACGTGGGCCAAGAGAGAGGCGATTCTGGACATTTGTCCCACGTTTAGGTAGGTAGGTAGGTTCGGtcctcgacgaggacgtcgagttcTTAAGGGTGGGTGTATGTGAGACCCCCTAACTGGGCCGGTCGTGGGCTGGGCCGAATGGATGACACTGTAGCGCAGGGTGATGTGAGGCAGCATAGCCTGGGTTGATGGTTACTGTAGCGTCGCGGAACACTGTAGCACCGGAAGTAGTACCACCTCGGAAGATGAATCTGAGCCGAACCAACTTAAAAACCTGGGTCCTGGGATGCTAATAGAACTTCGGTTCGAaccttttgcgcgaagcgaggacgaaagcgcaagtGAGTTAATTAGCAGGCGTGATCCATTCCTTGGgagagtggatcttagccgtaTTCCCAGGGCcggggcgttacaaatggtaaTCAGAGCCAAttctcgcggtttcacggacaTATGGCTCGGGAGCTCGGACAGGTTGAGCATAGCACCTGGGTCGGGGAGCTGGGAATATGGACGTGAGCCCAGAGAATCTCACGGTTTTCGTCCCGTTTGGGTAGGTTGGTTCGGccctcgacgaggacgtcgagtccTTAAGGGTGAGTGTATGTGAGACCCTGCTAATGGGCCTTGGGCCAGTCTGATGATGGCGGGCTGGGCCAAATAGGCGCGTACTGTAGCAATAGAGGTGATGCGAGTTACTGTGGCTTCGCGGAACACTGTAGCTACGGAATTAGTACCACATCGGAAGTAGAGGGAGAGCCGAACCAGCTTAAAAGTCTCGGCCTGGGAAAGCTAATAGAACTTCGGTTCGAaccttttgcgcgaagcgaggatgaaagcgcAAGTGAGTTAATTAGCAGGCGTGATCCATTCCTCGGgagagtggatcttagccgtaTTTCCAGGGCTGGGGCGTTACACTAGCCTTGCCTGGCCTCACCTCTCTAGCTCAAGCAACAAGAAGCTTGTCCACCTAGGAGAGCCAATTTGGCTCTCTTGCAAGGATAAGGGCAAATCTTTTCAACAACCAAGGTGATATTAAACCCCTACAATCTCACATTAATACATAATACATATCACTATAGACTAAATCCAACTTGATTGAAGGCATGTTTGGTTCCTAGGTGTGGCTAGCTTGCCTTGCCTCATCTTCTTGGTGCAAGCAACGAGAAGCTTGCCCATCTAGGAGACACAATTTGGCTCTCCCACAATGGCAAAGCAAATCCTACCCACACAGGTCCCTAAGTACTCTGGTTAGCCATCCAAACAAATAAGTTGGCTTTATATCCTCGCCCAACGAGTCAACATAGTTGCTAGGTGAAGAAGTATAACCAAACAGCCCCTGAATGTCACATATATGACCCCTCCTCCTTTTCTCAATTGGGCCAACGTCCTCGTTAGTCCAACACACTTACAATTGGGCAATGACCGGAACGATGACCAAAAATATTTCTTCTTTGTATATGCGATCGTGCATCCAGTACCAGCACATGTGTGTGTCCGCGAAGGTCAGCCTAGATACCATTTACACACCCCTAGAGTTCAAACAGCTTAGATACACTATGCACGTTGAGTGAACCGCACATTACCACCAACTTATACTTTCGTCCCTTACTTCACGTAAAAATGTCAACACAGGGATGGTGGCAAGGACTCTAGCTAAAAACTTTATATGTTGCTTCCACTTTCAACAACCAGGTACAACTAAGCCCCTACAATCTCACATTATTACATAACATGGGTCAATATGGACCAAATCCAAACTGGTCCGGATGTCACTGGATGAATGTAGATAAAACATTAATAGAATGGCTCTGGTACACATATTTCAAAAAATTACACGGATCTTAAAACACGCCATTAATTAATTAGCAACTTTATTCATTAATTGGTACGCCTGAGTACAAGGAGAATAGGTTGATCTTGAGCAATATACCAAGTAATCTCTGTCCTTTGTTTTCTAGCTGTTACCGCACACAAATTCATTTCTAATTATGATAAATCGTCGTGTTTTGTTGTAGGTCAATCTTTGGGTTCTGTAAGCTGCTGGCCTGGTGTGATGAAATGACTCGCCAAATATCAGAACTCAGCTATTGGCTACTGCAAGGTGACATACGAGGTTAAAGGCTTGGAGCACTGAATGTGTACTCCACAAGTAGACTGTTGTAAAACAACGAATAGAAGGTGGAAGATGGTTCCGCGTACAAATTCTTGACAACAACTCAGATAAAATGGATTGCATTACTATCTGGAACATATGCAAATGCCAACTTGGAATGCATGCATTAGcattactttttttttcttttttcttttgcattGGAGCTGCTTATGTTAGTTTCTCTGCCATACGTGCTATCGTGAAGTAATTTTCTGGCGAAGCCTATCTCTCTATTTGAGGATATACAATGCTCGAGAACTTGTCAATCAATTGCTATGAGATTTTTTTTCACGACCGTACCACAAGGTACGTAATTGCTATGAGATTGGCTTTGATAACTTCTACTGTACGTAGATGGGTGCATGCCCAACTACTTCTGCACATGTTCTGGCATCCTAACGAGGAAACATGTTTGGATATAAGGGCTAATCGTAAGTTAGCTAAAATTAGACAAAATTAGCACTAgcccctagtacatttaaaaagAGAGCTAATAGGTGTTAGCCATACCTTTAATTGGTTGTTAACCAACAAGCTTGCCAactatatctatatctcttataaagttaATTCACACTAGAAGTTCTATGTCAAACATGCAAGTCATCCCCATCATTTTCACTAATTATCCACATCCCTACTTAGCCATGTCATTTCACTAACTTTCAATCTCCtaatgcaagctatccacgtCATCTCCACTTAATTTTATTTTAATTTCTTATAACCCTGACAGCAGCACAAGGTATCGTCTAGTTTAGGCTAATTTTTAAGCGCTAGTAACTAGCCCTAGTGATCTAAACATATCCTAaggggttaagtccaatttacaccctccaacttacaccaaagttcggatttcaacctcgaacttcaaaaccggacaactttagCTCTCCAACttttgaaaaagttcaactttcaacctggGCGGTTTTgtgggtgaacagtaacttttgatattttcgggagacaccgaaattttatattattttttcgagcatcttaacgtcctcaaatgaaaaaactcaaaactataaagttgtagatctcatcgaggtctacaatttacatataaaaattatcttcatccgacatcgtattgaagggttttctattttttgaaatttgagtctcatcacgcgataaaatatggtgctaaaattttatattatttttttgagcatcttactgtcctcaaatgaaaaaactcaaaactataaagttgtagatctcatcgaggtatacaatttacatataaaaattatattCATCCGACATTGTATTGAacggttttctattttttaaaatttgagtctcatcgcgtgatgtcggatgaagactcaaatttcaaaaaatataaaaccGTTCAATACGATGTTGGATGAAgaaaatttttatatgtaaattgtagacctcgatgataTCTACAATTTGTAGTTGAGTTTTTTCATTCGAGGAgagtaagatgctcaaaaaaataatataaaatttcagcaccatattttatcgcgtgatgagactcaaatttcaaaaaatagaaaatccttcaatacgatgtcagatgaagataatttttatatgtaaattgtagacctcgatgagatctacaactttgtagttttgagttttttcatttgaggacgttaagatgctcgaaaaaataatataaaatttcggcatctcccaaaaatatcaaaagttactgttcatccgtaaaaccgcccagaaggttgaGAGTTAAACT
It encodes:
- the LOC136475854 gene encoding proteinase inhibitor type-2 CEVI57-like — encoded protein: MATIKSCSSRLLPVALLLCGLIVMGSTPGLEAKDKDGKVCIEICLEADYMTCPSTGNAKLNPACNCCLANEDGCTIYLKDGTVEKCPRT